Proteins from a single region of Bacillus sp. BGMRC 2118:
- a CDS encoding catalase, producing the protein MSNQKLTTSWGAPVGDNQNSITAGHRGPTLIQDVHLLEKLAHFNRERVPERVVHAKGAGAHGYFEVTNDISNYTKAKLFNGVGKRTPLFIRFSTVAGENGSADTVRDPRGFAVKFYTEEGNYDIVGNNTPIFFIRDAIKFPDFIHTQKRHPQTHLKNPNAVWDFWSLSPESLHQVTYLMGDRGIPATLRHMHGYGSHTFKWVNAEGQGVWIKYHFRTEQGVKNLDPAVAEKIAGENPDYHTEDLFNAIENGDFPAWKLYVQIMPLEDANTYRFDPFDVTKTWSQKDYPLIEVGRMVLDRNPENYFAEVEQATFSPGTLVPGVDVSPDKMLQGRLFAYHDAHRYRVGANHQALPINRARVEVNNYQRDGQMRFDNNGGSSVYYEPNSLGGPKESPEDKIAPFAVTGVADSVAYDHNDHYTQAGDLYRLMSEEERTRLVNTIVGAMKPVESDEIKLRQIGHFFKADPEYGTRIAEGLGLGVPEEVK; encoded by the coding sequence ATGAGTAATCAAAAACTTACTACTAGTTGGGGTGCTCCTGTTGGGGACAACCAAAATTCTATTACAGCCGGTCATCGTGGACCTACATTAATTCAAGATGTTCACCTACTTGAGAAATTAGCACATTTTAATAGAGAGCGTGTTCCTGAGCGTGTCGTTCATGCTAAAGGTGCTGGAGCTCACGGATATTTCGAAGTAACAAATGATATTTCTAACTATACAAAAGCTAAATTATTTAACGGAGTTGGAAAGCGCACTCCACTATTCATTCGTTTCTCTACAGTGGCTGGGGAAAATGGTTCTGCTGATACAGTACGTGACCCACGTGGATTTGCAGTGAAATTTTATACTGAAGAAGGTAACTATGACATCGTTGGTAACAACACACCAATTTTCTTTATTCGCGATGCAATTAAGTTTCCTGATTTCATTCATACACAAAAGCGCCATCCACAAACACACTTAAAGAATCCAAATGCTGTATGGGATTTCTGGTCTTTATCACCAGAATCATTACACCAGGTTACATACTTAATGGGTGATCGTGGTATTCCTGCGACACTTCGCCATATGCATGGTTATGGTAGTCATACATTCAAATGGGTAAATGCGGAAGGTCAAGGGGTATGGATTAAGTACCACTTTAGAACTGAGCAAGGTGTGAAGAACCTAGACCCAGCTGTAGCAGAAAAAATCGCGGGTGAAAACCCAGATTACCACACAGAAGATCTATTCAATGCAATTGAAAATGGTGACTTCCCAGCATGGAAGCTATATGTTCAAATCATGCCGTTAGAAGATGCGAACACATATCGCTTTGATCCATTTGATGTAACAAAAACTTGGTCTCAAAAGGACTACCCACTAATTGAAGTAGGTCGTATGGTATTAGACCGTAATCCAGAAAACTACTTTGCAGAAGTAGAACAGGCTACATTCTCTCCAGGGACTCTAGTACCAGGTGTAGATGTATCTCCTGATAAGATGCTTCAAGGTCGTTTATTTGCTTACCATGATGCACATCGTTACCGTGTTGGAGCAAACCATCAGGCATTACCAATCAACCGTGCGCGCGTGGAAGTAAACAACTACCAACGTGATGGTCAAATGCGCTTTGATAACAATGGTGGAAGCTCAGTATACTATGAGCCAAACAGCCTAGGTGGACCAAAAGAGTCTCCAGAAGATAAGATTGCACCATTTGCTGTAACGGGTGTAGCTGATAGCGTAGCGTATGATCATAACGATCACTACACTCAAGCTGGTGACTTATACCGATTAATGAGTGAAGAAGAGCGCACACGCCTAGTAAACACAATTGTTGGAGCAATGAAGCCAGTTGAAAGTGATGAAATTAAACTTCGTCAAATTGGTCACTTCTTTAAGGCAGACCCTGAGTACGGAACTCGTATTGCTGAAGGTCTAGGTTTAGGGGTACCTGAAGAAGTAAAATAA
- a CDS encoding RNA polymerase sigma factor: MNDSTIEKKLYEQLKIVQSYLVRMGATKEDAEDIAQDTAYKFLLYIDSVDIRNVEGWLFRVATNQYYDFFRKKARHKNILLKFNYNELFEEFTPEVAAIQLEIKQELDELLSKLKPKYREFLILKYSTGLKMSEIASLYNMSEGSVKTNLHRARSLFIKEYRRMSDGK; the protein is encoded by the coding sequence ATGAATGATTCTACAATTGAGAAAAAATTATACGAACAACTAAAGATTGTACAATCCTACTTAGTAAGAATGGGAGCAACAAAGGAAGATGCAGAGGATATTGCTCAAGACACCGCCTACAAGTTCCTACTCTATATAGATTCTGTTGATATTCGAAATGTTGAAGGTTGGTTGTTCAGGGTTGCAACGAATCAGTATTATGACTTTTTTCGAAAAAAGGCAAGACATAAAAATATCTTGCTCAAGTTTAATTACAATGAACTATTCGAAGAATTTACACCAGAAGTGGCAGCAATCCAACTAGAGATTAAACAAGAACTAGATGAATTATTAAGTAAGTTAAAACCAAAATATCGAGAATTTTTAATATTAAAGTATAGTACAGGGCTAAAGATGAGCGAAATTGCTTCTCTGTACAACATGAGCGAGGGCTCAGTGAAAACAAATCTTCACCGTGCTAGAAGCTTATTTATAAAAGAATACCGGAGGATGAGCGATGGAAAATGA